From one Lycium barbarum isolate Lr01 chromosome 6, ASM1917538v2, whole genome shotgun sequence genomic stretch:
- the LOC132600398 gene encoding protein CNGC15b-like, translating to MAYGNSRSVRFQDDVESTKYATINGDNVIKVKYKIDGSLLPEPASRKSEKEPDRNGKFLKAKVLSRVFSEDYERVKKKILDPRGPSIRRWNKILLVACLVALFVDPLFFYLPVVQDEVCIDIGTNLEIALTVIRSIADVFYMIQIFVQFRTAYVAPSSRVFGRGELVVDSSKIAKRYYKKGFWIDVVAALPLPQVLIWGIIPNLSGSTMANTKNVLRFIIIFQYFPRLYLIFPLSSQIVKTTGVVTETAWAGAAYNLMLYMLASHVGGACWYLLSIERQEACWRHACSFEEQSCDFGYFDCRRVKDPGRNAWFLSSNITKQCNPNTSDYPFGIYSDAVTANVTTALFFNKYFYCLWWGLKNLSSLGQDLATSTYIGEIVFAIIIATLGLVLFALLIGNMQTYLQSTTVRLEEWRIRRTDTEQWMHHRQLPQELRQSVRKYDQYKWVATRGVDEEALLKGLPLDLRRDIKRHLCYDLVRRVPLFDQMDERMLDAICERLKPALCTQGTCLVREGDPVNEMLFIIRGNLDSYTTNGGRTGFFNSCCIGPGDFCGEELLTWALDPRPGVILPSSTRTVKAVSEVESFALVAEDLKFVAAQFRRLHSKRLRHKFRFYSHQWRTWAACFIQAAWRRHKKRKGAAELRAMENLMNETDSVSGQLDKNAPEPVSGFSAYATSLTASRRVLHKHTDSDSSAVSSLQKPAEPDFSVDEE from the exons ATGGCTTATGGTAATTCAAGATCCGTAAG ATTCCAAGATGATGTTGAATCGACAAAATATGCAACTATAAACGGAGATAATGTGATTAAAGTGAAGTACAAGATTGACGGATCACTGTTACCTGAGCCAGCTAGTAGAAAGAGTGAAAAGGAGCCTGACAGGAACGGAAAATTCTTGAAGGCTAAAGTATTGTCGCGGGTTTTCTCAGAAGATTATGAAAGAGTGAAGAAAAAGATACTGGATCCTCGTGGACCTTCAATCCGTAGATGGAACAAGATTCTCTTAGTAGCGTGTTTAGTCGCTTTATTCGTGGACCCTCTATTCTTTTACTTGCCGGTGGTCCAAGATGAAGTCTGCATAGATATAGGAACTAATCTGGAAATTGCCCTTACAGTTATTAGATCAATAGCTGATGTCTTTTATATGATTCAGATATTTGTTCAGTTTAGAACCGCTTATGTTGCTCCGTCTTCTCGAGTATTTGGGAGAGGAGAGCTTGTTGTAGATTCTTCAAAGATAGCTAAAAGATACTACAAAAAAGGTTTCTGGATTGATGTCGTTGCTGCCCTGCCCTTACCACAG GTATTAATTTGGGGCATTATCCCTAATTTAAGTGGCTCAACAATGGCGAACACGAAGAATGTGCTTAGATTCATTATCATTTTTCAGTACTTCCCCAGACTTTATCTCATATTTCCGCTTTCGTCACAAATAGTAAAGACTACCGGTGTTGTTACTGAAACAGCATGGGCCGGGGCTGCTTACAACTTGATGCTTTACATGTTAGCCAGCCAT GTTGGAGGAGCTTGCTGGTACCTTCTATCAATTGAGAGACAAGAAGCTTGTTGGAGACATGCCTGCAGTTTTGAGGAGCAATCGTGTGATTTTGGATATTTTGATTGCCGGAGGGTTAAAGATCCAGGAAGAAACGCCTGGTTCTTGTCCAGCAATATTACAAAGCAATGTAATCCTAATACTAGTGATTACCCGTTCGGTATTTACAGTGACGCTGTGACAGCTAATGTGACAACTGCTTTGTTTTTCAACAAATACTTTTACTGCCTGTGGTGGGGCTTGAAGAACCTAAG TTCTCTAGGGCAAGATCTCGCAACAAGTACTTATATTGGAGAAATAGTTTTTGCCATCATAATTGCAACTCTTGGCCTAGTTCTGTTTGCATTGCTGATTGGAAATATGCAA ACGTATCTCCAATCAACAACTGTAAGATTAGAGGAATGGAGAATAAGGAGAACTGATACGGAACAATGGATGCATCATAGGCAGTTACCTCAAGAACTAAGGCAGTCTGTACGGAAGTATGATCAATACAAATGGGTGGCTACAAGAGGAGTCGACGAGGAAGCTCTTCTCAAAGGACTTCCTTTAGATCTCCGTAGAGATATCAAGCGTCATTTGTGCTATGATTTAGTTCGAAGG GTTCCTCTGTTTGATCAAATGGATGAACGGATGCTGGATGCAATATGCGAGAGGCTCAAGCCCGCTTTATGCACACAAGGCACTTGTCTTGTGCGCGAGGGTGACCCTGTCAACGAAATGCTCTTCATAATTCGAGGGAATCTTGATTCTTACACCACGAATGGTGGTCGTACTGGTTTCTTCAATTCTTGTTGTATTGGTCCAGGTGACTTCTGCGGTGAGGAACTATTGACATGGGCGCTCGACCCACGTCCAGGTGTGATTCTACCATCATCCACTAGGACAGTAAAAGCGGTTTCTGAAGTAGAGTCGTTCGCCCTAGTAGCAGAGGACTTAAAGTTTGTTGCAGCACAATTTCGGAGGCTACATAGCAAACGACTAAGGCACAAATTTAGGTTCTACTCGCACCAATGGCGTACTTGGGCTGCGTGTTTCATTCAAGCAGCATGGCGAAGACATAAAAAACGAAAGGGTGCAGCCGAGCTTAGAGCGATGGAGAATCTAATGAATGAAACAGACTCGGTAAGCGGACAATTGGATAAAAATGCACCAGAACCTGTATCGGGCTTTTCGGCATATGCAACAAGCTTGACAGCAAGTAGAAGGGTTCTTCACAAGCACACTGATTCAGATTCCAGTGCAGTTAGCTCACTGCAGAAGCCTGCAGAGCCTGATTTCTCAGTTGATGAAGAGTAA